In the genome of Hugenholtzia roseola DSM 9546, one region contains:
- a CDS encoding DUF445 family protein, with protein sequence MVGLDFIAKTLTGAVVGYVTNDWAIDMLFRKRLGMGGIFLKTHQEFARNISLVVERDIINHHTLLSELQGAEFEKNIEATISHLFDSSLKEALPKGENRIKNIPKLADLEKNIHLYLDTQIPTLLYPALQDWSDSLTLSQILPKEQAQVLVEKVLKDTIETIQKEQDIFKIVERIAETVTQNSPETFLGKEGQDYIYEKTELIFKDLATILAQEDAQLLQPFITEIQQLFQVEIGLEAAAQKLVEKNIIQVLGKNNAAQAIEALVKQLHKIVDSEEGERIFYTFADFFIHTLEKEEKTIFELLTPEVRANLVEFFKKQFPPILVKVIGWVYSRQNEIEKLVDETFTKNVESGFKNWLVKTFVGSVSQSADVVSKIIQIIEEYRRRPEEVALELTTLVIDFLESKTVGEMVRGLKGEQTTQIFGNILRKNISESLEKLIPDDFLHIFVQKPISEFVSADKLATFLKNNLSQFIDNFKAQQLYSPAFLNWVLQNTDKIIELYWTSPIKNWLEKQTIVNFWQSNEQAAFAFFDDKIKNWSSIIVTKLYENQEGKPLMSQLSYTQKQDILQTLSQKLQEEISLFLNQHQERELDSYLQQTQKFPNFEKRLSKIIHKLLLDNLETLLENRISELVYGNLERLAPTQIRDMVEKFMGKELKPITILGAFWGGIAGGALAAVPSFEGNLALTYGVPAVSYGVTGWATNWLALKMIFRPYEKKKIPFTPFYLPFTPGVAVRNQPRFAQNMSKFVGDKLINEEGLKEAFSQNKKLFKHTIIETITQNDYASIATYLEKNNSKLAQQGAVQLQDYLQNKKEILIQNGAQWLSQGSVKVVEKFYQDSLQSLPQKGSAGSSSEEKNAIKEVRAFLHQYLTSYLVIYQKKIPAQIQDFLAPDTLLSEKIPVFLQEKLSAIGLKKVLALLEKNIQNPDAIIQKLSILLEKEIFKKTENKSLSHYLTESQALAAQERLSEYLTSQLKISENKEKIVSFIDKKISQELAPEKPINALFNGALLNLLVVNIDFIIQKMVEKGTDWIAENSEKIAQIVYERAYQEQKTAFFYKNAIKRTTLELCQTAIPELLTKESHSLSRLVTQEIERLGLVALGDLGVKLNKTYIENTVVALLDSPRTQSSVEDLASELLETLFHIPLDALFRFEEWQENNLLQTQIQSEIKAFFTHLSERYLLEKEQIEQEIGSLLQKIQTLILGQKIDLRFKQGLLDAYLNQLAESEKARQIWQESLQMAEIKIWKTLHEKSLDFYLPPTFWKQTLQQLAVLVLEEKAEVTSRLFQNSIAQSLGEILNIIPKETKDFLVQILVTSVMDSLQEKLPDLLTSINIKQVVVREIERMPAQEVEQLFQSFAQKYFDRLIQYGFGFGLGMGLLFELGYKGAKEML encoded by the coding sequence ATGGTAGGATTAGATTTCATCGCCAAAACCCTCACAGGTGCAGTAGTGGGCTACGTTACAAACGATTGGGCAATCGATATGCTCTTTCGCAAACGATTGGGCATGGGCGGCATTTTCCTCAAAACCCATCAGGAATTTGCACGCAATATTAGCCTTGTTGTAGAGCGCGATATTATCAACCACCACACGCTTTTGAGCGAACTGCAAGGCGCGGAATTTGAAAAAAACATAGAAGCCACCATCAGCCACCTTTTTGATAGCTCCCTAAAAGAAGCTCTGCCCAAAGGCGAAAATCGCATCAAAAACATTCCAAAATTAGCAGATTTAGAAAAAAACATACATCTCTATTTAGATACCCAAATCCCGACCTTACTCTATCCTGCCCTACAAGATTGGAGTGATTCCCTTACACTTTCTCAAATCTTGCCAAAGGAGCAGGCACAAGTATTGGTAGAAAAAGTATTAAAAGACACAATAGAAACGATACAAAAGGAACAAGATATTTTTAAAATTGTAGAAAGAATTGCAGAAACGGTTACGCAAAATAGTCCCGAAACATTTTTAGGAAAAGAAGGGCAGGACTATATTTATGAAAAAACAGAACTAATTTTCAAAGACTTAGCTACCATCTTGGCGCAAGAAGATGCACAACTGCTTCAACCCTTTATCACAGAAATTCAGCAACTCTTTCAGGTAGAAATAGGTTTGGAGGCAGCCGCCCAAAAACTCGTAGAAAAAAACATCATTCAAGTTTTGGGTAAAAATAATGCCGCCCAAGCGATTGAAGCCCTTGTCAAGCAACTGCATAAAATTGTAGATTCAGAAGAAGGGGAGCGCATTTTTTATACGTTTGCCGATTTTTTCATACATACCTTAGAAAAAGAAGAAAAAACGATATTTGAACTTCTCACCCCCGAAGTACGCGCCAACTTAGTAGAGTTTTTCAAAAAGCAGTTTCCCCCCATTTTGGTCAAAGTAATTGGCTGGGTGTATAGCCGTCAGAATGAAATTGAAAAATTAGTTGATGAAACTTTCACAAAGAATGTAGAGTCAGGGTTTAAAAATTGGTTGGTCAAAACTTTTGTCGGCAGCGTGAGCCAGTCGGCAGATGTAGTAAGCAAAATCATTCAAATTATAGAAGAATACCGTCGCCGCCCCGAAGAAGTCGCCTTAGAACTAACCACGTTGGTCATCGATTTTTTGGAGAGCAAGACCGTAGGCGAAATGGTGAGAGGGCTTAAAGGCGAACAAACTACTCAAATTTTTGGCAATATTTTACGAAAAAACATTTCAGAAAGTCTTGAAAAGTTAATCCCTGATGATTTTCTTCATATTTTTGTTCAAAAACCGATTTCTGAATTTGTCAGTGCCGACAAATTAGCTACTTTTCTCAAAAACAACCTTTCTCAATTTATAGACAATTTTAAGGCGCAACAGCTTTATTCGCCTGCATTTCTGAATTGGGTATTACAAAATACAGATAAAATAATAGAGCTATATTGGACTTCACCCATAAAAAATTGGCTTGAAAAGCAAACTATTGTTAATTTTTGGCAAAGCAATGAGCAGGCAGCTTTCGCTTTCTTTGATGATAAAATTAAAAATTGGAGCAGCATAATCGTAACTAAATTATATGAAAATCAGGAAGGAAAGCCGCTTATGAGCCAACTTTCCTACACACAAAAACAGGATATTTTACAGACATTAAGTCAGAAATTGCAAGAAGAAATTAGTCTTTTTCTGAATCAGCATCAGGAGCGCGAACTCGATTCTTACCTACAACAGACGCAAAAATTCCCCAACTTTGAGAAACGCCTTAGCAAAATTATCCACAAACTTCTACTCGACAATTTAGAAACCCTTTTAGAAAATCGGATTTCAGAGTTGGTCTATGGCAATTTAGAGCGTTTAGCACCTACCCAAATCCGCGACATGGTGGAAAAGTTTATGGGAAAAGAGTTAAAACCTATTACTATTTTAGGTGCATTTTGGGGTGGAATTGCAGGAGGCGCGTTGGCTGCTGTCCCTTCTTTTGAGGGCAACTTGGCACTGACCTATGGCGTACCTGCGGTCAGTTATGGCGTTACGGGTTGGGCTACAAATTGGTTAGCTTTAAAAATGATTTTTCGCCCCTATGAAAAGAAAAAAATACCATTCACCCCCTTTTATTTGCCCTTTACGCCCGGCGTAGCGGTGCGAAATCAACCTCGTTTTGCCCAAAACATGAGTAAATTTGTGGGCGACAAACTCATCAACGAAGAAGGATTAAAAGAGGCATTTAGTCAGAATAAAAAACTTTTTAAACATACAATCATTGAAACCATTACGCAAAATGATTATGCAAGTATCGCTACTTATTTAGAAAAAAATAATAGCAAACTTGCCCAGCAAGGCGCAGTACAATTACAAGACTATTTACAAAATAAAAAGGAAATATTGATACAAAATGGAGCGCAGTGGCTTTCACAAGGCAGCGTAAAGGTGGTAGAAAAGTTTTATCAAGATAGCCTGCAATCTCTACCTCAAAAAGGGAGCGCAGGTAGTTCTTCGGAAGAAAAAAATGCCATCAAAGAAGTTCGCGCTTTCTTGCATCAATACCTAACAAGCTATCTTGTCATTTATCAGAAAAAAATTCCTGCTCAAATTCAAGATTTTCTTGCACCAGATACGCTTTTAAGTGAAAAAATCCCTGTTTTCTTACAAGAAAAATTAAGTGCTATCGGCTTGAAAAAAGTATTAGCCCTACTTGAAAAAAACATACAAAATCCAGATGCTATTATACAAAAGCTAAGTATTTTGCTTGAAAAAGAAATCTTTAAAAAGACCGAAAACAAAAGTTTGAGCCACTATCTCACAGAAAGCCAAGCCTTAGCCGCCCAAGAGAGATTAAGTGAATATCTTACTTCTCAACTTAAAATTTCAGAAAATAAAGAAAAAATTGTATCTTTTATCGATAAAAAAATCTCACAAGAACTTGCGCCCGAAAAGCCTATCAACGCACTTTTCAATGGTGCATTGCTGAATTTATTGGTTGTAAATATAGATTTTATCATTCAAAAAATGGTAGAAAAGGGTACAGATTGGATAGCAGAAAACAGCGAAAAAATTGCACAAATTGTATATGAACGCGCTTATCAAGAGCAAAAAACCGCTTTTTTCTATAAAAATGCCATCAAACGCACGACCCTTGAACTTTGTCAGACCGCCATTCCAGAGCTATTGACCAAAGAAAGCCACAGTTTGAGCCGTTTGGTTACGCAGGAGATAGAGCGTTTGGGCTTGGTTGCCTTAGGCGATTTAGGCGTAAAACTCAATAAAACTTACATTGAAAATACCGTTGTTGCACTCTTAGATAGTCCTCGCACACAAAGTTCAGTAGAAGATTTGGCTTCGGAACTTTTAGAAACACTTTTTCACATTCCCCTCGATGCCCTTTTTCGATTCGAAGAATGGCAAGAAAACAACCTATTGCAAACGCAGATACAATCGGAAATTAAAGCCTTTTTCACACATCTATCTGAACGCTATCTACTTGAAAAAGAGCAGATTGAGCAAGAAATAGGCTCATTATTGCAAAAGATACAAACACTTATTTTAGGGCAAAAAATAGACCTTCGTTTTAAGCAGGGTTTGCTCGATGCTTATCTAAACCAGTTGGCAGAATCGGAAAAAGCGCGACAGATTTGGCAGGAGAGCCTACAAATGGCAGAAATAAAAATATGGAAAACCTTACATGAAAAAAGTCTTGATTTCTACCTACCGCCCACTTTTTGGAAACAGACCTTACAACAACTTGCTGTTCTTGTTTTGGAAGAAAAAGCCGAAGTAACGAGCCGTCTTTTTCAAAATAGTATTGCACAAAGTTTAGGCGAAATTTTAAATATTATACCAAAAGAAACGAAAGACTTTTTAGTTCAAATTTTAGTAACCTCTGTGATGGATAGTCTGCAAGAAAAGCTACCCGATTTGCTCACCTCCATCAATATCAAACAAGTGGTAGTGCGCGAAATAGAGCGCATGCCCGCCCAAGAAGTAGAACAATTATTTCAATCTTTTGCACAAAAATATTTTGATAGATTGATTCAATATGGCTTTGGTTTCGGCTTAGGCATGGGGCTTTTATTTGAATTAGGCTATAAAGGGGCAAAAGAAATGCTTTAA
- a CDS encoding sigma-70 family RNA polymerase sigma factor codes for MCLLLPNCFFDSMSKLSYTDSEKRAIFEREFMPHTDSLYNFAYKLTFSEDDAKDLVQDAYLKAFRFIESFEQGTNAKAWLFRILKNSFINDFRKRKKEPAKVDYQDLADTYDDTDAPDTAHTTDLRTTTMQNLIGDEVMTALNALSVDFRTVVILCDLEGFTYEEMAVILDLPLGTVRSRLHRARTLLKDKLFEYAKKRGYPTE; via the coding sequence ATGTGCCTTCTTTTGCCCAACTGCTTTTTTGATTCTATGTCCAAACTATCCTATACCGATTCAGAGAAGAGAGCCATCTTCGAGCGCGAGTTTATGCCGCACACCGATTCGCTCTATAATTTTGCCTATAAACTAACTTTTTCGGAAGATGATGCCAAAGATTTGGTGCAAGATGCCTATCTCAAAGCCTTTCGCTTTATAGAATCCTTCGAGCAAGGCACTAATGCGAAAGCATGGTTGTTCAGAATTTTGAAGAATAGTTTTATCAATGATTTTAGAAAACGTAAAAAAGAACCTGCAAAAGTAGATTATCAAGACCTCGCTGATACCTACGACGACACCGACGCACCCGACACCGCCCACACCACCGACCTGCGCACGACCACGATGCAAAATCTTATCGGCGACGAAGTCATGACCGCCCTCAATGCCCTTTCGGTAGATTTTCGCACCGTTGTCATTCTTTGCGATTTGGAGGGTTTTACCTATGAAGAAATGGCAGTCATTCTCGACCTGCCCTTAGGTACAGTGCGCTCGCGCTTGCACCGCGCCCGTACTTTACTTAAAGATAAACTCTTTGAATATGCTAAAAAAAGAGGTTATCCTACTGAATAA